In one window of Saccharomyces paradoxus chromosome VII, complete sequence DNA:
- the POP6 gene encoding ribonuclease P/MRP protein subunit POP6 (Subunit of both RNase MRP and nuclear RNase P~similar to YGR030C): MDNPCTLLKKKLHETSIVRQRLEEKKKKIISKLKMVNGVYYNAINRDLDISSSSQCLRFLQETVIPSLASNTDNSTSILYHGISKNDNIKQSINKLNKQINATDGSSSQQHALCVFSYGPHIQKMLSILEIFKKGYIKNNKKLYQWNKLTSFDITREGRNELHENRLKVPILVTLVSDSEITDLNLQLFTKQ; this comes from the coding sequence ATGGATAACCCCTGCACgctcttgaaaaaaaaattgcatgAGACCAGTATTGTTCGGCAGAgattggaagaaaagaagaagaaaataatcaGCAAATTAAAAATGGTCAATGGCGTATATTACAATGCAATCAATAGAGACTTGGACATCTCTTCCTCCAGCCAGTGTCTTCGGTTTCTCCAAGAAACAGTTATACCGTCTTTAGCAAGTAATACTGACAACAGTACATCAATACTGTATCATGGCATATCGAAAAATGATAACATTAAGCAATCGATAAATAAGTTAAACAAGCAGATCAACGCGACCGATGGAAGTTCGAGCCAACAACATGCACTTTGTGTATTCTCTTATGGTCCacatattcaaaaaatgttaagcatattggaaatatttaaaaaggGTTACATCAAgaacaataaaaaactgTATCAATGGAATAAATTAACGTCGTTCGATATAACAAGAGAGGGCAGAAATGAACTACATGAGAATAGACTCAAGGTTCCGATTTTAGTTACCCTCGTATCTGATTCAGAGATTACGGATTTAAACTTACAATTATTTACTAAACAATAA
- the IMO32 gene encoding Imo32p (similar to YGR031W) produces the protein MLKVQEQKQVPLDLSYEVVKTDTVTTGDKGKPRPPIIILHGLFGNKLNNRSIGRNLNNKLGRDVYLLDLRNHGTSPHSSIHNYAAMSEDVKHFIAKHKLNTDGGPIIVGHSMGGKVAMMLVLKNPQLCSMLVCIENAPVSLRPNAEFVEYIRALMEIVNDKGKTIQTLKQADERLAERISGNELVRRFLLTTLKRVKIDNPSSASSYTFEERIPLETLKDAIVKGEIAAWPLDPVRERWTRPALFIRATQSHYVVDEYLPIIGAFFPRFETRDIDAGHWVNAEKPGECAESIVNFVERHED, from the coding sequence ATGCTAAAGGTACAAGAGCAAAAGCAAGTTCCACTGGACCTTTCATATGAGGTGGTCAAGACAGATACGGTAACAACAGGCGATAAAGGGAAGCCAAGACCACCCATTATCATACTGCACGGCCTATTCGGTAACAAACTCAACAACCGAAGCATTGGCCGAAACCTTAACAACAAATTGGGAAGAGACGTGTACCTGTTAGACCTAAGAAACCATGGGACCTCACCGCACAGTTCAATACACAACTATGCCGCGATGTCGGAAGACGTGAAGCACTTCATCGCAAAACACAAATTAAACACCGATGGAGGACCTATCATAGTAGGTCACTCAATGGGTGGTAAAGTCGCTATGATGCTGGTCTTGAAGAACCCGCAATTGTGTTCGATGTTAGTCTGTATAGAGAACGCCCCAGTCAGTCTACGCCCTAACGCTGAGTTTGTCGAGTACATCAGAGCGCTGATGGAAATCGTCAACGACAAAGGCAAAACCATCCAAACACTAAAACAGGCCGATGAACGCCTTGCGGAAAGAATTAGCGGCAATGAGCTAGTTAGGCGGTTTCTTCTGACGACGTTGAAAAGGGTTAAGATCGACAATCCGTCGTCTGCATCGTCATATACGTTCGAAGAACGAATTCCTCTCGAGACCCTGAAAGATGCTATCGTCAAGGGTGAGATAGCCGCCTGGCCTCTGGATCCTGTTCGTGAGCGATGGACGCGACCTGCGCTATTCATCAGGGCTACCCAGTCGCATTATGTGGTCGACGAGTATCTTCCGATCATCGGCGCGTTCTTCCCGCGCTTTGAAACACGTGATATCGATGCGGGTCACTGG